TAGCAAATCAATATGTAGTAAACAATACAAGGCAGAAGCATCACATACAGCGGCCAGTATCGAAACAGCCTTTTTCCCAGCGGCTGTTTTGGTGGCTCATATTGCATAAAATATTCCCCCTTTTTGATGGCTTTTCTTTAAATCCATTCCAGCAAAGCGCAGACAGGATAATGGTCCGACAGCCACACGCCATCTTTCCTCTCCTCCCATTTATTCACGGACCGGCATCTAAGACCGGTGCTTTCACCTTTTAAGTTTCTGATAAAAATATAGTCTATACGCTCCGGTTCATCTTCCGGTTCAAAGCCGTGATAAGTAATTCCAATCCCATCTGTGATATTCCGATACTCCGGACGCTGCTTTATCTCAAGAAACTCTACGCCATCCGGCTCTGCATTAAAATCACCTGCCAGAATTACAGGCGCTTCGTGAAACAGCTTTGCTTCCTCCGCCTTTTCAAGTACCTGCCTTAGTCCAAGAATTCTTGCCTGCACTCCCTGATGGTCCAGATGAAGATTTAAAAGACGGAACACCTGTCTTTCCTCCAGATCTTCAAACAACGTTTCAGTGCATACCCGGGGACAGATTGACTGTTCTTCATATCTGCTGGCAGGCAGGTAAGGCTGTAAAGAAAGCCAAAAGGTTTCCATGGAGATCAGATTCAGCCGCTTCTTTTTGTATGCCACAGCCACCTGTTCGTCCTCCAGCGTTTCACTTCTCCCGCATCCGACTACATAATAATCCTCTAATACATCCTTTAACCATACTGCCACATGAGGAAGCACCTCCTGAAAACAGATCAGATCCGGTTTCTCCTTTTGTATTTGTTTCAGGATCAGTGATTTTCGATATCGGAAACTATTGCCATTATCCTGATCGTAATCACATCTTATATTGAATGTTACGAGTTTCAGCATCTTAGGCCCCCTATAACCAGAGCCATACAGGCTGACTCCACGCCTTTTTCCCATGGGAATCCTTAAGCGTCACACGTACATACTCCTCGTCGCCTTTCAGTTCAAACTTCCCCTCTGTTAAGTTTTCTGCATCACTGTGCAGATGGCCGCCCCGGTGAGGTGTCTGAAAATAGATGCCCTGACAGGCTGCACAGGTTACCACTGCCTGTTGATCTTTTACATAAAAGTCCTCAATCAGAGGACCGCTGGACGCGAAAAAGCTGCCATCTTTCAATGCCTCCATGATCCCTCTGTGAGTAAATCCCCTGGTTTTAACCATAACAAAACCGCCCAGACTATGTTCTTCCAGATCATGTGCATCATCTGTAGCAAAGCAGTTAATCCTGTTTCTCACGAAGAGAAAATGGTCAAAGTACGTTTCCGAGCTGCCGTTATTTGTTTCAAATTCTGATCCATGATTATAGATTTCCATTCCTATCATGCCTTGCAGATACTTGATATCAACAGAGTCCACTTTCGACCAGTACGGATGTGCATATAATGTGACATTTCCCTTCTGCCCAAAATATTCTATGATCCTCTCGGGGGTACTTAAGGCATTTCGCTTTCGCTCCTCCAGAAACGTATAACCTTCCGGGATTTTATTGGTTTCCGGCAAGCCCAGTCCAACCAGATGATGATCCTTTCTCGCAGGAAGTTCTATATCCAGTTCTGTGCCCGGGAATACCAGAAAATCTTCCCTGCAAAGCTCAGGATGGATTCCATACACCCAGTGATCCGTGATCGCCAGAAAATCATACCCTTTGCCGCGGTAATGTTCCGCCACTTCCTCTGGCGTATTCACCCCATCAGACCAGGTAGAATGGGTATGGAGGTTCCCTTTTTTATAGCTTCCCTCTTTATACAGAGTTCTCTTTTCCAAATAAAGCTTCCTTTCCGGCCCTTCTCCTGGGCCTCTTGATTGTCTTCCAATATATGTAGTATATCAAAACATTGTTTTTCTCATAATGCACACAACTTTCAAAAAAACTGGATATTTCTACGATTGTTCTCCGATGCTTGACATTCCCAAAATGATTGCTTATTCTTGACTGGAATTAACAAAAAATATAAATGGAGATATACGACTATGGTTGAAATGAAAACTGTCTATCAGGTCCAGGGAAAACTGTCAAAAGATTTTGTCGGGCAGATTTCCTATACCGTCTGTCTGGAAGAAACCTATGAAGAACTGGATATCGAATTTTCTTTCGGGCCCAGGCACTTTTCTCCCGAAGATATAACGCCGGGATTGAAACAAAGGCTGCTTGATTACTGTAAAGAAGCCTATGATTTAACCTTATCTTCCCCGGAAGAACTTGAGGATGCCATCTATGGCCAGATGAAAACTGAGATTCATACCCTGGCAATGTTAAACGATGAATTCATCGGTTGCATCCACCGGCAACTGACCACCAGGCATATGCACTTTACTCCCGAAGAAGCCACAGAAGGCTGCATACCGCAGGCTTCCATTGAAGGCGTTTTAAAGGTTACAATTCTGGCTTTTTCCGTGCTCCTTGACAACACGGATTACACCTTGACTGTGCGGGTACGATAATAGGAGGAACCTGACATGTATAAAAGACTGGAACTACACAATCATACCAACGAATCGGATGCTTCCTGCACCTGCCGTGAACTGACGGAGCTTATGGCAGATGATCAAGTAGATGCTTTTGCTCTCACCGATCACAATACCATATCCGGACATAAAAAAATCCAGGCAATTCTGGAAGAAACGCACCTGCCCATATCTTTTATTTCGGGCATGGAATATACAACCTACTATGGGCACATTCTCTGCCTGAACTTAAAGGAGTATGTACCCTGGGAGAACATCAACAAACACAAACCGGAGCTGCTCTTTTTGGCTGCCCGCGCCAAAGGTGCACTGGTAGGTATCGCACATCCTTTTTCCTATGGCTGGCCTTTTGCCCAGGGGTGCCGGTTTGTAATGACTGTTACTGACTATTCCTGTTGTGATTTTATCGAGATTTTCAATAATCCCGAACCCCTTCATGAGGTAAATGAAAAGGCTGTGATGCTCTGGGAATCTCTGGTGCTTTCCGGCGAAAAGCTATCTGCCACCTGCGGCATGGACCTGCATGGCAACGGCTCTTTTTCCGGACATTACGCCACCTATATTCAGGGTAAAAAAGACGGTGACGTAAGCCAGGAACTGGCAGATGCCATACATACGCAAAAAACCTGGGTATGCAAAGGTCCTTTGCTGGAAATCCATAGGGAGAATGGCATGATTCATTTTACTCTTTACCAGACAAAAAAAACGGGATACACTCCTGCCCTGCCGGAAGATTATATCATCACTCTGAAATCTGGTTCAGCCACCTTAACCTGCCATGTGTATGACCGGATTCCGGTAACTGAATTCGGAAAGGATCCCATAATTATTCCAAAACTTTATGAAAAAGAAGTTATTTTAGAAAACCTGGTGTGTGTAAGTCCGGTGATTTACTTATGACTATGGGGCCAGGCGCATATCGCTAACGAAGATAGAGTTACTCCTATGGTAGAGGTTAAAACTGCAGTTTAAAGGTACGCAATGGAATTGAGAAAGCCTGATACAGTTGATATAATAGAAAAAACACCGTTTTTTAGTAGAGATTCTACAAAATTTGACGGTGTTTCCCTTTTTACATCCTGTTTTGTTCCCGATAACCAAGAGGAGTCATACCTGTGTGTTTTTTGAATACACGGAAAAAATACTGACTGTCTTCATATCCGGTCCGCTTTGCGATATCCACCACGCTGAGTTCCGAATTCTCAAGCAGTTCCTGTGCCTTTTTGACTTTTAGTTCCGTAATATAATTCACAGCAGACTGTGAGGTCTCCGCTTTAAATATAGACGAAAAATAATTTGGACTCATACCATAGCTCATTGCTAAATCATTAATTGCGATATCTTCACTGTAATGTTCCTGAATATACCGGACCGCCATCTGGATTTTGCTCCTGGCATTCATGTCGTTCACAGCTTCTGCACGGACACACTCCATAATGATATCGGTAATACGCTGTTGGATTTCAGAAGCCGACTGAATCTGATCCGGCAGATTAAAACTCATCAACAATTTTTCCATGCTGGAGGCCTTTCTTTTCTTATCATAATGTTTAAGAATTACGTTTAAAATCCGCACCCACATAATTCTTAAATAAGGCGTCCCATACTTACGCATCAGTTCTTCCGAAAAAATTTCCTGCAAAAGATTCTTTATCTTATGAATTTCATTTTTCTCCAAATAGGAATCCAGCAGATGAATCTGAGAAACCGGAAATTTCTGTTCGCTGAATATCCCGGTATCTTCATAGAAGTATAGATTGGAATCTCCATAAATGATTCTCTGTTTCAAAGCTCCAAGTGCTTCTGAAGCTGATTTTCTTCCGAGTAAAAGCGTGTATCTGCTCACCCCTAATGTCAGATAAATATTCATCCTCTTTTCCAGAACAGACCTCATCTCAAGGAAAATACGCTCCACTTCATTCCTCAGTTTCCTTTCGTCCTCCATAAAAAAGATTGCATACAATTGATTATTGTCAGAAAGGCTGTTCACAATCTGTTTTCCGCAGGAAGATTCCAGTTCAAGGAGAACATTTCGAACAGAAAACCGTATTAAATCACAATCCATCCGGCGAAACTTCATATTGTCATAGGTTTCCCCACTGATATGAATAACAGACAGCATCATAAACACATCTCTGCCGCAGTCACCGGCTTCTATTTCGCAGACTTCGCTTAAAACCTTATAATCCATGGTTTCAGCTGAGGTGTCAAAAAGCAGTGCGTTGATTGCCTTTTCCTGAAGGTATTCCTGCTTTTCCCGGTCCATTCTCGACTGCCTCCACATGGCATTTCTGATTTTGGAATCCCGTTCCATATCCTGATATAGCTTATTAAACGTCTTTTTGAGTTCTTCATTGGACAGAGGCTTCAACAGATAAGCTTTTACTCCCAGGCGAATTGCAGTTTCTGCATAAGAAAACTCTGCATACCCGCTCAAGACTACAAACTGCATGTCTTTTTGAAGCTTTTTTATTTCATGAATCAGGGTGAGCCCATCCATGTCCGGCATCCTTATATCCGTAATCACAATATCAATCGGATGATTTTCTACAGCCTCCAAGGCTGCCATGCCGTTTGCTGCTTCAAATATTTCATAAGTATCAATTTTCAGATACTCCAGCCGTGCCCGCAATCCCTGGCGTATTAATTCTTCATCATCTACAATCAGTAAATTATGTCTCATCCGCCTCACCTCCTTTGACTACAGGAAGACGAAGTGTAAACCGGCTGCCCTGATACGGATGACTTTTTATGATTATTCCATACTGCTCCCCACAGAACAATTTAATCCTCTGGTTTACATTCTTGATTCCTATGCTTTTATTCTTCTTTTTATCCGGTTCGGTGCTGTTAATATATGCGCTTAACGCTTCCACGCCCTGACTGTCCATGCCCACGCCGTCATCCTCAATACAAATACAGAGCATATCATCTTTTTCATAAGCGGAGATTTCAAAAGTTCCTGTACTGGTCAGTTCACCCAAACCATGAACAATCGCATTTTCCACAATTGGCTGCAAGATAAACCTGGGAAGGTAATACTTCTGGTCATCCACCTCAATATTGTAGAAAACCTCAAAACGATTTCCATACCTGATTTTTTGAATAAAAATATAGTTCTTAATATGGGCCAGCTCCTGTTCCAGTGTTACGATCTCACCATAATCCTTTCCCAGGCTGTACCGGAAAATCTCCCCCAGCCTCTGACACATATCACACACCACGAATACCTGCTTC
This genomic stretch from Lacrimispora sphenoides harbors:
- a CDS encoding endonuclease/exonuclease/phosphatase family protein, with the protein product MLKLVTFNIRCDYDQDNGNSFRYRKSLILKQIQKEKPDLICFQEVLPHVAVWLKDVLEDYYVVGCGRSETLEDEQVAVAYKKKRLNLISMETFWLSLQPYLPASRYEEQSICPRVCTETLFEDLEERQVFRLLNLHLDHQGVQARILGLRQVLEKAEEAKLFHEAPVILAGDFNAEPDGVEFLEIKQRPEYRNITDGIGITYHGFEPEDEPERIDYIFIRNLKGESTGLRCRSVNKWEERKDGVWLSDHYPVCALLEWI
- a CDS encoding PHP domain-containing protein, which translates into the protein MEKRTLYKEGSYKKGNLHTHSTWSDGVNTPEEVAEHYRGKGYDFLAITDHWVYGIHPELCREDFLVFPGTELDIELPARKDHHLVGLGLPETNKIPEGYTFLEERKRNALSTPERIIEYFGQKGNVTLYAHPYWSKVDSVDIKYLQGMIGMEIYNHGSEFETNNGSSETYFDHFLFVRNRINCFATDDAHDLEEHSLGGFVMVKTRGFTHRGIMEALKDGSFFASSGPLIEDFYVKDQQAVVTCAACQGIYFQTPHRGGHLHSDAENLTEGKFELKGDEEYVRVTLKDSHGKKAWSQPVWLWL
- a CDS encoding DUF6669 family protein, with translation MVEMKTVYQVQGKLSKDFVGQISYTVCLEETYEELDIEFSFGPRHFSPEDITPGLKQRLLDYCKEAYDLTLSSPEELEDAIYGQMKTEIHTLAMLNDEFIGCIHRQLTTRHMHFTPEEATEGCIPQASIEGVLKVTILAFSVLLDNTDYTLTVRVR
- a CDS encoding CehA/McbA family metallohydrolase, which translates into the protein MYKRLELHNHTNESDASCTCRELTELMADDQVDAFALTDHNTISGHKKIQAILEETHLPISFISGMEYTTYYGHILCLNLKEYVPWENINKHKPELLFLAARAKGALVGIAHPFSYGWPFAQGCRFVMTVTDYSCCDFIEIFNNPEPLHEVNEKAVMLWESLVLSGEKLSATCGMDLHGNGSFSGHYATYIQGKKDGDVSQELADAIHTQKTWVCKGPLLEIHRENGMIHFTLYQTKKTGYTPALPEDYIITLKSGSATLTCHVYDRIPVTEFGKDPIIIPKLYEKEVILENLVCVSPVIYL
- a CDS encoding response regulator; translation: MRHNLLIVDDEELIRQGLRARLEYLKIDTYEIFEAANGMAALEAVENHPIDIVITDIRMPDMDGLTLIHEIKKLQKDMQFVVLSGYAEFSYAETAIRLGVKAYLLKPLSNEELKKTFNKLYQDMERDSKIRNAMWRQSRMDREKQEYLQEKAINALLFDTSAETMDYKVLSEVCEIEAGDCGRDVFMMLSVIHISGETYDNMKFRRMDCDLIRFSVRNVLLELESSCGKQIVNSLSDNNQLYAIFFMEDERKLRNEVERIFLEMRSVLEKRMNIYLTLGVSRYTLLLGRKSASEALGALKQRIIYGDSNLYFYEDTGIFSEQKFPVSQIHLLDSYLEKNEIHKIKNLLQEIFSEELMRKYGTPYLRIMWVRILNVILKHYDKKRKASSMEKLLMSFNLPDQIQSASEIQQRITDIIMECVRAEAVNDMNARSKIQMAVRYIQEHYSEDIAINDLAMSYGMSPNYFSSIFKAETSQSAVNYITELKVKKAQELLENSELSVVDIAKRTGYEDSQYFFRVFKKHTGMTPLGYREQNRM